A single region of the Salvelinus sp. IW2-2015 linkage group LG20, ASM291031v2, whole genome shotgun sequence genome encodes:
- the LOC112081318 gene encoding uncharacterized protein, whose amino-acid sequence MSQPSRHWQFERGDRSDDFCRHLQEGEEERGADVMLQRTGEEMRPSITLCPPPLFRSIGPSGLSASLPPHRRLRSIFRRSRAVLPANTHASEVSGTHTLQDLLSGTHINTLPHQLTHNDVVSEKDVHINTDSETQTQPKRLMSAHGLTVLEPPTGPLTDTLSFIVGAESRQQGGQPFSQDSPPLRTHIKGRARWGRAVSPLKMRDDLGTGEGGVKEKQKVKRRRRRLDCKGEDQANDRYVPSFTPETEGDGGLCQWLQSLGIRDREEEATSPNRSKQQQSGFRERMAGHREGYSHPAANHRRDRRPHFLPPICQSGSLLHVPLLLPENSPPPSPCTSPHAPFHPLPVPLLHSLPFRRK is encoded by the coding sequence ATGTCCCAGCCTTCCCGACACTGGCAGTTTGAACGTGGGGACAGATCTGATGACTTCTGCAGGCACCTtcaagagggggaggaggagagaggagcagatgtAATGCTCCAGAGGACGGGTGAAGAGATGAGACCCTCTATCACCCTCTGCCCCCCACCTTTGTTCCGGAGCATCGGACCGTCGGGGCTGTCGGCCAGCCTACCACCCCACCGACGTCTCCGCTCCATATTCCGCAGATCCAGAGCGGTTCTGCCTGCGAATACACACGCCAGCGAGGTTTCAGGAACACACACCCTCCAAGATTTACTGTCAGGCACCCACATCAACACACTCCCACATCAACTGACTCACAATGACGTAGTGTCAGAGAAGGACGTTCACATAAACACAGactcagagacacaaacacagcccAAGAGACTCATGAGTGCACATGGGCTCACTGTATTAGAACCACCAACAGGACCTCTCACAGATACACTCTCATTCATAGTCGGTGCTGAAAGCAGACAGCAGGGCGGACAGCCTTTTTCTCAGGATTCCCCACCCTTAAGGACCCATATCAAAGGCAGGGCAAGATGGGGCAGAGCAGTGTCTCCTCTTAAAATGCGAGATGATCTTGGGactggagagggaggagtgaaagAGAAGCAGAaggtgaagaggagaaggaggaggctgGACTGTAAAGGAGAGGACCAAGCCAATGACAGATATGTCCCGTCCTTCAccccagagacagagggagatggtgGACTGTGCCAGTGGTTACAGAGTCTGGGGattagagatagagaggaggaggccaCTTCCCCCAACAGAAGTAAACAGCAGCAGAGTGGGTTCAGAGAGAGGATGGCTGGACACAGAGAGGGGTATTCACATCCAGCAGCCAACCACAGGAGAGACAGACGCCCCCACTTCCTCCCGCCTATCTGTCAGTCTGGTTCCCTCCTGCATGTACCCCTGCTGCTTCCCGAAAACTCCCCACCACCTTCGCCATGCACCTCCCCACACGCCCCCTTCCATCCCTTGCCTGtacccctcctccactctctcccgtTCAGGAGGAAGTGA